In Pseudomonas nunensis, a single window of DNA contains:
- the queF gene encoding NADPH-dependent 7-cyano-7-deazaguanine reductase QueF (Catalyzes the NADPH-dependent reduction of 7-cyano-7-deazaguanine (preQ0) to 7-aminomethyl-7-deazaguanine (preQ1) in queuosine biosynthesis): MHPAAEHSPLGKSSEYIATYTPSLLFPIPRTAKWAELGLTADTLPYKGVDFWNCFELSWLLPSGKPVVAIGEFSIPADSPNIIESKSFKLYLNSLNQTPFADTASLEATLVKDLSAAAGKPVGVRIRSLKDVEAEGVVALPGVCIDELDISVSNYEHPRPELLRCDDSRIVEEAVHSHLLKSNCPVTSQPDWGSVAVEYRGAALDHASLLEYIVSFRQHSDFHEQCVERIFLDLQRLLKPEKLTVYARYVRRGGLDINPYRSTETVQLPNHRLARQ; this comes from the coding sequence ATGCATCCCGCAGCCGAACATTCGCCGCTGGGCAAATCCAGCGAATACATCGCCACCTACACGCCGTCCTTGCTGTTCCCGATCCCGCGCACCGCGAAGTGGGCCGAGCTGGGCCTGACGGCGGACACCCTGCCGTATAAAGGCGTGGATTTCTGGAACTGCTTCGAGCTGTCGTGGCTGCTGCCATCGGGCAAGCCTGTGGTGGCGATCGGTGAATTCAGCATCCCGGCGGATTCGCCGAACATCATCGAATCCAAGTCATTCAAGCTGTACCTCAATTCCCTGAACCAGACGCCGTTTGCCGACACCGCGAGCCTTGAAGCCACGCTGGTGAAAGACCTGTCGGCGGCGGCCGGCAAACCGGTTGGCGTACGGATTCGCAGCCTGAAGGACGTTGAAGCGGAAGGCGTCGTTGCCTTGCCGGGCGTGTGCATTGATGAGCTGGACATCAGCGTCAGCAACTACGAGCACCCGCGTCCAGAGCTGTTGCGTTGCGATGATTCGCGGATTGTCGAAGAGGCTGTGCACAGCCATTTGCTCAAATCCAATTGCCCGGTCACCAGTCAGCCGGACTGGGGCAGCGTGGCGGTGGAATACCGTGGTGCGGCGCTGGATCACGCGAGTCTGCTGGAATACATCGTCAGCTTCCGCCAGCACTCGGACTTCCATGAGCAGTGCGTGGAGCGGATCTTTCTCGACCTGCAACGCTTGTTGAAGCCGGAGAAATTGACCGTGTATGCACGGTACGTGCGGCGGGGCGGGCTGGATATCAACCCGTATCGCAGCACTGAAACGGTCCAACTGCCGAACCACCGTTTGGCCCGTCAATAA
- a CDS encoding cupredoxin domain-containing protein, translating into MFLRNRLVLAACLLALSSPVWASPAQTYDFGQPAPAAKASRSVEVVMGDMSFDPKAIGIKAGETIRFVLVNKGQLLHEFNLGDAAMHAAHQQEMLKMQQSGMLTPTAMKEMDHGSMAGMDHGMKHDDPNSVLVPPGKTAELTWTFSKATQLEFACNIPGHYQAGMVGKLTVSQ; encoded by the coding sequence ATGTTTTTGCGCAATCGTCTGGTGCTGGCCGCGTGTTTGCTGGCGTTGAGTTCGCCCGTGTGGGCATCGCCTGCGCAGACTTACGACTTCGGTCAGCCGGCCCCGGCGGCCAAGGCCAGCCGCAGCGTGGAAGTAGTGATGGGCGATATGTCGTTCGATCCGAAGGCTATCGGTATCAAGGCCGGTGAGACGATTCGTTTTGTGTTGGTGAATAAAGGCCAGTTGCTGCACGAATTCAACCTCGGTGACGCGGCGATGCACGCCGCGCACCAGCAGGAAATGTTGAAGATGCAGCAGAGCGGCATGCTGACGCCTACAGCAATGAAGGAAATGGACCACGGTTCGATGGCCGGAATGGACCATGGAATGAAACACGACGACCCCAATAGCGTGCTGGTGCCGCCGGGCAAAACCGCCGAGCTGACCTGGACGTTCTCCAAAGCCACGCAGCTGGAATTTGCCTGCAATATTCCGGGTCACTATCAGGCGGGGATGGTCGGCAAACTGACTGTCAGTCAGTAA
- a CDS encoding heavy metal response regulator transcription factor yields the protein MKLLIVEDQAKTGHYLRQGLTEAGFNTELVADGSSGQQLALTGEYALLILDVMLPGRDGWQILQAVRGAGLDTPVLFLTARDAVEDRVHGLELGADDYLVKPFAFSELLARVRSLLRRGSATPQETTLQLADLRLDLIRRRAERNGQRIDLTAKEFSLLEMLLRRQGEVLPKSLIASQVWDMNFDSDTNVIEVAIRRLRLKIDDDFPNKLIHTVRGMGYVLEERDA from the coding sequence ATGAAACTGCTGATCGTCGAAGACCAAGCGAAAACCGGCCACTACTTGCGCCAGGGCCTGACCGAGGCCGGGTTCAATACCGAACTGGTGGCCGACGGCAGCAGCGGCCAGCAACTGGCGCTGACCGGTGAATACGCCTTGCTGATCCTCGACGTGATGCTGCCCGGCCGCGATGGTTGGCAGATTCTGCAAGCGGTGCGCGGCGCCGGCCTCGACACGCCGGTGCTGTTTCTGACCGCCCGCGACGCGGTGGAGGACCGGGTTCACGGCCTGGAACTGGGCGCCGACGATTATCTGGTCAAACCTTTCGCGTTTTCTGAATTGCTGGCCCGGGTCCGCAGCCTGTTACGGCGTGGCAGCGCCACACCTCAGGAAACCACCCTGCAACTGGCCGACTTGCGCCTGGACCTGATCCGCCGCCGGGCTGAACGCAACGGTCAACGCATAGACCTGACCGCCAAGGAATTCTCCCTGTTGGAAATGCTCCTGCGCCGGCAAGGTGAAGTGCTGCCCAAATCGCTGATCGCTTCCCAGGTGTGGGACATGAATTTCGACAGCGACACCAATGTCATCGAGGTGGCGATCCGGCGCCTGCGCTTGAAGATCGACGACGACTTTCCCAACAAACTGATCCACACCGTGCGCGGCATGGGCTACGTGCTCGAAGAGCGTGACGCCTGA
- a CDS encoding heavy metal sensor histidine kinase, translating to MRRLSLSNRLALLFAACTAVVSLFAGVLFSRASEAHFVELDQQLLDGKLIGLRRALHDLESSESEVKLQDELSRQADLSLRITGGDGLRWYDSSIRLPKDLPQTPGLSTLSSEGTDYRVLNAPLFPDKPDSPRLTLLLDITHHQHFLQRMQHLIWLTVGLSALATALLGAWAARSGLRPLRRMSAVASGVSAHSLNARLPEANMPPELAEMAHNFNAMLGRLDDSFQRLSAFSADIAHELRTPLSNLLTHTQVTLTRPRPIEDYREALHSNLEELQWMAQLVNDMLYLAKADHGLLMPKREPLELAEEVDLLLEFFAPLAEDAQVKLSRDGSAQMEGDRSMLRRALSNLLDNALRFTPAEGEVRVRIVDQAKGLSLTVENSGDGIAEALLPRLFDRFYRADPARQEGSSEHAGLGLAITQSIIRAHGGLIRCESANGWTRFVIELPKKD from the coding sequence ATGCGCCGACTGTCCTTGAGCAATCGCCTGGCGCTGCTGTTTGCAGCCTGCACTGCGGTGGTGTCGTTGTTTGCCGGGGTGCTGTTCAGCCGCGCCAGCGAAGCGCATTTCGTTGAACTCGATCAGCAGTTGCTGGACGGCAAGTTGATCGGCTTGCGCCGGGCGCTGCATGACCTTGAATCCAGTGAAAGTGAAGTCAAACTGCAAGACGAGTTGAGCCGACAGGCCGATTTGTCGCTGCGCATTACCGGCGGCGATGGTCTGCGCTGGTACGACAGCTCGATTCGACTGCCCAAGGACCTCCCGCAAACGCCGGGTTTATCGACCCTGAGCAGCGAGGGCACTGACTATCGCGTCCTCAACGCCCCGCTGTTTCCCGACAAGCCCGACTCGCCGCGACTGACGCTGTTGCTGGACATCACCCACCACCAACACTTCTTGCAACGCATGCAACACCTGATCTGGCTGACCGTCGGCCTCTCGGCCCTGGCCACTGCCCTGCTCGGTGCCTGGGCGGCACGTAGCGGTCTGCGCCCGTTGCGGCGCATGAGCGCGGTGGCCAGCGGGGTGTCTGCACATTCGCTCAACGCACGCTTGCCGGAAGCGAACATGCCGCCAGAACTTGCGGAAATGGCCCACAACTTCAACGCCATGCTCGGACGCCTCGACGACTCTTTTCAACGACTCTCGGCCTTCTCCGCCGACATCGCGCATGAATTGCGCACGCCCTTGTCGAACCTGCTGACTCACACCCAGGTCACCCTCACCCGCCCGCGCCCGATCGAGGATTATCGCGAGGCACTGCACAGCAACCTCGAAGAACTGCAATGGATGGCGCAACTGGTCAACGACATGTTGTACCTGGCCAAGGCTGACCACGGTTTGCTGATGCCCAAGCGCGAACCGCTGGAACTGGCGGAGGAAGTGGATCTGTTGCTGGAGTTCTTTGCACCGCTGGCCGAGGACGCGCAGGTGAAACTGAGCCGTGATGGCAGCGCACAGATGGAGGGCGACCGCAGCATGTTGCGCCGGGCGCTTTCCAACCTGCTGGATAACGCGCTGCGGTTTACGCCGGCCGAGGGTGAGGTTCGGGTACGGATTGTCGATCAGGCCAAAGGGTTGAGCCTGACGGTCGAGAACAGTGGGGACGGGATTGCTGAGGCGTTGCTACCGCGTTTGTTCGACCGGTTCTATCGGGCTGATCCGGCGCGCCAAGAAGGCAGTAGCGAGCATGCGGGGTTGGGGTTGGCGATTACCCAGTCGATCATTCGTGCCCATGGCGGGTTGATTCGTTGCGAATCGGCGAATGGGTGGACGCGATTTGTGATTGA